AAGGCGGCGGCACCGGCCATCGCCAGCGCGGAGGGCGTCCGGAGCGCGACGACCGAGTGCCCGGCCAGCTCGGTCCAGAAGTGGATCAGGAGGTAGTAGGCGCCGATCACGGCGTCCAGGTGGTCCAGCAGGTGGAAGATCTCGTGCGGCGAGCGGCTCGCCGCGTTCCAGGTGGCCAGCTCGTCGTCCCAGAGCAGCGGGCCGCCGGCCCCGTACAGGCAGGCCACCAGGGTCAGCGCGGCGGGCCACACCCACAGCAGGCGGCGGGTCCAGGCCGGTGCGCTCCACCCGGTGCCCCACCGGGCGTTCCACCGGGTGGGCCGCGGCGGGGCCTGCGGGGCCTCGACGGTGTCCGGGCCGGACGCGGGGCCGGGGACCGCTCCGACGCTCATGCGGCGCGGCCGGGGCGGTGTCCGGCCGGGCGGGCCGGGGAGGTGGCGGGACGCGGTCGTCGCACCCGGGGGCGACACGAGCGGAGGGTCGGCACGGGTTCTATCCAAACACATCGTCACCTGCCCGGGCACGGCGGCACCACCGCTCCGGCGGGCGGCCCGGCCGCGGGGGCGGGCCGCCCGGGCGGGGTCAGACCAGGCGGCGCGCCGTGGCCCAGCGGGTCAGTTCGTGCCGGTTGGAGAGCTGGAGCTTGCGCAGCACCGCGGAGACGTGGCTCTCCACCGTCTTGACCGAGATGAACAGCTGCTTGGCGATCTCCTTGTACGCGTAGCCGCGGGCGATCAGCCGCAGCACCTCGCGCTCGCGCTGGGTGAGCCGGTCGAGGTCCTCGTCGACCGGCGGGGTGTCGGTGGCGGCGAACGCGTCGAGCACGAAGCCGGCCAGCCGGGGCGAGAACACCGCGTCGCCGTCGGCGATCCGGAAGACCGCGTTGACCAGGTCGGTGCCGGTGATGGTCTTGGTGACGTAGCCGCGGGCGCCGCCGCGGATCACCCCGATCACGTCCTCGGCGGCGTCCGAGACGGACAGCGCGAGGAAGCGCACCCCCTCGACGCCGGCCGAGCGGCGCAGCACCTCGACGCCGCCGCCGCCGGGCAGGTGGACGTCCAGCAGCACCACGTCGGGCCGGGTCTCGGCGACCACCCGGACCGCGGACTCCACGTCGTCGGCCTCGCCGACCACGTCGATGCCGGTCTCGTCGGTGCGCCCGATCTCGGCGCGCACCCCGGTGCGGAACATCCGGTGGTCGTCGACCAGGACCACCCGGGCCCGCCTCCCGGCCGCCGCCGCCCCTGACGCTGCGTCAGTCATCTGCCGCCCTCTCCATCTCCAGCTCGACCTCGGTCCCGCCGTCCGGCGCGGGCCGCACCCGCGCGGTGCCCCCGTTGCGCCGCATCCGGCCGATGATCGATTCGCGTACGCCCATGCGGTCCTCGGGGAGGTCGTCGGGGTCGAAGCCGGGGCCGTGGTCGCGGACGAACACCGACACCGCCCTCCCCTCCACCTCCGCGTAGACCTGGACCGGTCCACCGCCACCGTACTTGGCGGCGTTCACCATGGCTTCCCTGGCGGCCTGCATCTGCGAGGCGATCCGCTCGTCCATCGGGCAGTCGCCGACGCAGACCAGCTCCAGGGGGACGCCGTGCCGGTCCTCGACCTCGGCGACGATCTCGCGCAGGTGCTCGGCCAGGGTGTCGGGGGCGGCCTCGGCGGCGGCCTCCGGGCGGTACAGCCACAGGCGCAGTTCGCGCTCCTGGGCGCGGGCCAGGCGCAGCACCTCCTTGGGGTCCTCGGCCCGGCGCTGGATCAGGGTCAGGGTGTGCAGCACCGAGTCGTGGACGTGCGCGGCGATCTCGGCCCGCTCCTGGGCCCGGATGCGGGCGGTGCGCTCGGCGCCGAGGTCCTGCCACATCCGCAGCATGGACGGGCCGCCGAGCACCAGCACGCCGGCCACCACGGCCAGCGAGGACTCGACGACCAGGGCGACCGGCGAGTCCACGCCCTGGGTGACGAAGTAGCCGATGATGCCGGCCACCACCAGCAGCACCCCGGCCAGCACCCGCAGGTAGGCGCCCTTGCGGCTGCCCGGCTCCAGGCCGAACCAGCTCTGCCAGCGCGAGTCGTCGGCCTGCCGCCACACCAGGGCGACGCCGATGCCGACCGCGAGCAGCGGCCACACGTACGGCTTGGCGGTCTGGACGCCGAGCGCGGACAGCAGCGCCATCACGCCGATCACCAGGGCGACCAGCGCGAACAGCTGGCCCAGGCTGCCGGCCCGGCCGCGGCCCCCGACGGCGGACCCCGCGGCGTCCGCCGGGTCCGCGGCGGCGTCCGTGCCGTGCAGGTCGTCGCCGTGGAAGGTGCGCTCCAGCAGTTCGCGCAGCCGGCCCAGGCGGCCGGGGGCGCCGTCGCCGGGGCGGCGGGCCGGGCGGTCGGCGCCGGGGGCGGCCTGGTTGATGCCCAGCGGCACCACCACCCAGAACGCGGCGTACAGCAGGGCGCCGATGCCCTCGGAGAAGAACAGCACGATGAACGCCAGCCGCACCCAGGTGACGGGCACGCCGAGGTGGACCGCCAGGCCCTGGCAGACGCCGCCGAGGATCCGGCCGTGCGGGCTGCGGTACAGCCGCCGGTAGGGCGGCGGGCCGGCCGGCGGATCGGTCGGCGCGGGCTCGGGGCTTCTGGTCTCGGGTACGGCCACGGCACCGATGGTGGCAGGTGCCGGTGCGGCGGCGCATCAGGGTCCGGCCCCTAGGCGGCCCTCAGGGACAGTTCAGGGTCGGCCCCGGGCCCCGGACGGTTGGGCGGGGCCCGGCGGCCCGGGAGGATGGGGACATGACGGACGACCAGATCCCGGAGGAACCGCCGGCCGCCCCGCCGAGGGCCGGCCGGCACTCACCCGCTCCTCCCGGCACCGGGTGGTGGCGGGGGTGTGCGGCGGCCTCGGCCGCTACCTGGACATCGACCCGGTGGTGTTCCGGGTGGTGATCGCGGTGCTCGGCCTGACCGGCGGGCTCGGGCTGTTCCTGTACGGCCTGGCCTGGCTGGTGGTGCCGCGGGAGGCCGCGGACGGCGAGGGCGGCCGCACCGAGCTGCAGCGGGTGCTGACCGGCCGGGTCGACGGCCAGTCGGTGGGCGCGGTGCTGGTGACGGTGATCGGCACCGGGGTGTTCTTCTCCTCGATGGGCGACGGCGGCCAGCTCTTCCCGCTGCTGCTGCTCGCCGCGCTGGTCTTCCTGGCGCTGCGCTACGACCCGGAGCGGCGGCGGCGCTTCGAGGGCGGCGGCGACGGCCCGGCCCCGGCCGGGAGCACCGGCCCGCGGGACCGGCTGGAGGACTCCGGCCCGTTCGCCGACTGGAAGACCTGGAGCGAGTCGGTCGGCCGGGACCTGCGGGCCGAGTGGAAGGTCCGCGGCGCGGAGCTCCAGGAGCGGCTCCGGGCCCGGCACGCGGAGCACCACGGGGCGGGCGGCGCGGAGTACGGGGACACCCCGCCGGTCGGCCCGTCCGGCTACCTGTGGGACCCGCGGCACCCGGAGCGCGACCCGTACGGCGGGGCCACCCCGCCGTACGGGACGCCCGCCCGGCCGTGGTGGCAGCGCACCGACCTGCCGGAGGGCGACCCGCTGCGCAAGGAGCCGCGCGAGGACGCGCACCGGGACCGGACGGACCGCCGGACGGCCGACTTCCAGGAGCGGGCCGACCGGCGCCACGAGGCGCACCGGCAGGCGAGGGAGCGGCACCGGGCGCACCGCGAGTGGCGGGCCCGCCGCCGGGCCGAGCGCGGCACCCCGGTGCTGGGGGCGTCGGCGGTGCTGGTGGCGGTCGGCGCGTCCTGGGCGGTGGCGGCCGACGACCACGGCGCGCACCGCTGGTCGACGGTGCTGGCGGTGGCGCTGCTGCCGCTGGGCCTGGCCATGCTGCTCAGCGCCCGCTGGGGGCGCACCCGCGGGCTGACCTTCCTGTCGCTGCTGCTGACCGCGGGCCTGGTCCTGGCGGCCGGCACCTCGGCGACGGTCGCGGACTCCACCGGCGACCGCGCCTGGACGGCCACCGCGGCCGACCTGCCCGCGCGCTACACGCTGGGGGCCGGCCACGCCCGGCTCGACCTGTCGGCGCTCGACCCCCGGGGCGGCACCCTCGCCACCGAGCTGCGGGTCGGCGCGGGCAGCGCCCGGGTGACCGTGCCCGCCGGGGTGGAGCTGCGGCTGAAGCTGCGCGACGGCGTGGGGGACGTCCGGCTGCCGGACGGGCAGGGCTTCGGCGGCCCGTTCACCCACGAGGACGTGGTGATCGAGGTCCCGGACGGGCAGCCGTCCAAGGGGGCACTGGAGCTGACGGTGACGGTGGGCGCCGGCGACATCGAGGTGGTGCGGTGATGAGGAAGCACCGGTTCGACCTGTACGCGCTGGTCGCGGGCGGGCTGTTCACCGCGCTGGCGGTGCTCTACCTGGTGGCCTCGCTGAACGGGCGCGAGGTGAACGGCCGCTTCGTGCTGCCGCTGGCGTGCATCGTGCTCGGCGCGGGCGGCCTGGCCGGCGCCCTGGTGGCCGCCTCCCGGCACGGCCGGGGCGGCGCCCGCGACGACGACCACACCCTGGACTAGGTCAGGACTGCTGCGGGCCCAGCTCCAGCTGGTCGCCGTTCCTGGTGACGGTGTACCCGGGCAGCGGCTTCACGGCCGGGCCGGTGATCACCGCGCCGGTGGCGGCGTCGAAGGTGGAGCCGTGGCAGGGGCAGTACAGCTTGCCGTCCTTGGGCGGGTTGACCGTGCAGCCGGAGTGGGTGCACACCGAGGACAGGCCGGCGTACCGCCCGGCGGCGGGCTGGACGACGTAGACGGCGTCGCCGCTGGCCGGGTCCTTGACGGTGGCGGAGCCGCCGACCGGGACCTGCGCGGCGGGCACCGCGGGCCCGGCCTGCGGGACGGGGCTGGTGGCGCCGGCGCTCGCCGCGGCGGGGGTCTCGTCCCGGCCGAAGCCGGCGGTGAGCGAGCCGGAGAGCAGCCCGGCGCCGCCGAGCGCGACGGCCGCGATGCCGCCGTCCAGCAGGGCGCGGCGGCGCACCGCGTCCTCGGCGAGGCCGCGGGCCCGGTCGCGGGCGGCCCGGTCGGCCAGGTAGCCGTCGACCGACAGGTAGGGGGTGCCGGCCAGCAGCAGCGGCGTCCAGGCCAGCAGGTAGGCCAGGTCGTTGCCCAGGTAGTAGGGGGTGGTGTGGAAGCTGACGGTCAGCCAGAGCGTGGCGGACAGCAGCGCGCCGCCGAGCGCGGCGACCCGGCCCCACAGGCCGAACAGGGTGCCCAGGCCGACGGCCAGCTCACCGAAGGCGATCAGCAGGCCGAACAGGGTCGGCGCGTGCAGTGCGGGGCCCAGCGCCCAGCCGATCGGGCTGCTCCCCTCCGCGGCCCGGGTCTGGGCGTAGAAGGAGGCCGGGTCGCCGGCGCCGGCCAGGTAGTGCGCGTCGGAGAGCTTGTCGAAGGCCGCGTAGACGAAGGTCACCCCCAGGAACAGCCGCAGCGGCAGCAGCGCGAAGCGCGAGCCCCGCGCCTTCCACTCGGTGATCCTGGTGCCCGCCGTGCCGCCCGTCCCGGTCGCCATCGCCGTCGCCCTCTCGCTCGCCGCCTGCCGTCCGCCGACAGGATCGGGTCCGA
This is a stretch of genomic DNA from Kitasatospora fiedleri. It encodes these proteins:
- a CDS encoding LuxR C-terminal-related transcriptional regulator, which codes for MTDAASGAAAAGRRARVVLVDDHRMFRTGVRAEIGRTDETGIDVVGEADDVESAVRVVAETRPDVVLLDVHLPGGGGVEVLRRSAGVEGVRFLALSVSDAAEDVIGVIRGGARGYVTKTITGTDLVNAVFRIADGDAVFSPRLAGFVLDAFAATDTPPVDEDLDRLTQREREVLRLIARGYAYKEIAKQLFISVKTVESHVSAVLRKLQLSNRHELTRWATARRLV
- a CDS encoding ATP-binding protein; its protein translation is MAVPETRSPEPAPTDPPAGPPPYRRLYRSPHGRILGGVCQGLAVHLGVPVTWVRLAFIVLFFSEGIGALLYAAFWVVVPLGINQAAPGADRPARRPGDGAPGRLGRLRELLERTFHGDDLHGTDAAADPADAAGSAVGGRGRAGSLGQLFALVALVIGVMALLSALGVQTAKPYVWPLLAVGIGVALVWRQADDSRWQSWFGLEPGSRKGAYLRVLAGVLLVVAGIIGYFVTQGVDSPVALVVESSLAVVAGVLVLGGPSMLRMWQDLGAERTARIRAQERAEIAAHVHDSVLHTLTLIQRRAEDPKEVLRLARAQERELRLWLYRPEAAAEAAPDTLAEHLREIVAEVEDRHGVPLELVCVGDCPMDERIASQMQAAREAMVNAAKYGGGGPVQVYAEVEGRAVSVFVRDHGPGFDPDDLPEDRMGVRESIIGRMRRNGGTARVRPAPDGGTEVELEMERAADD
- a CDS encoding PspC domain-containing protein; this encodes MCGGLGRYLDIDPVVFRVVIAVLGLTGGLGLFLYGLAWLVVPREAADGEGGRTELQRVLTGRVDGQSVGAVLVTVIGTGVFFSSMGDGGQLFPLLLLAALVFLALRYDPERRRRFEGGGDGPAPAGSTGPRDRLEDSGPFADWKTWSESVGRDLRAEWKVRGAELQERLRARHAEHHGAGGAEYGDTPPVGPSGYLWDPRHPERDPYGGATPPYGTPARPWWQRTDLPEGDPLRKEPREDAHRDRTDRRTADFQERADRRHEAHRQARERHRAHREWRARRRAERGTPVLGASAVLVAVGASWAVAADDHGAHRWSTVLAVALLPLGLAMLLSARWGRTRGLTFLSLLLTAGLVLAAGTSATVADSTGDRAWTATAADLPARYTLGAGHARLDLSALDPRGGTLATELRVGAGSARVTVPAGVELRLKLRDGVGDVRLPDGQGFGGPFTHEDVVIEVPDGQPSKGALELTVTVGAGDIEVVR
- a CDS encoding Rieske 2Fe-2S domain-containing protein, producing the protein MATGTGGTAGTRITEWKARGSRFALLPLRLFLGVTFVYAAFDKLSDAHYLAGAGDPASFYAQTRAAEGSSPIGWALGPALHAPTLFGLLIAFGELAVGLGTLFGLWGRVAALGGALLSATLWLTVSFHTTPYYLGNDLAYLLAWTPLLLAGTPYLSVDGYLADRAARDRARGLAEDAVRRRALLDGGIAAVALGGAGLLSGSLTAGFGRDETPAAASAGATSPVPQAGPAVPAAQVPVGGSATVKDPASGDAVYVVQPAAGRYAGLSSVCTHSGCTVNPPKDGKLYCPCHGSTFDAATGAVITGPAVKPLPGYTVTRNGDQLELGPQQS